In Cyanobacteria bacterium FACHB-DQ100, one DNA window encodes the following:
- the chlG gene encoding chlorophyll synthase ChlG: MTDSPDLTTDTQESGSPENRSAKTRQLLGMKGADVKGSSIWKIRLQLMKPITWIPLMWGILCGAASSGNYHWVLEDVLKSATCMLLAGPLLTGYTQILNDYYDREIDAINEPYRPIPSGAIPLGQVIIQIWVLLLSGVGLAYVLDRWAGHGFPTITVLAVVGSFLSYIYSAPPLKLKQNGWLGCYALGASYIAIPWWTGHALFGDLNPTIIALTLFYSFAGLGIAIVNDFKSVEGDRALGLKSLPVTFGVPTAAWICVLMIDVFQSGVAAYLMAIHQNLYATLLIFLIIPQITFQDMYFLRNPVENDVKYQASAQPFLVFGMLVTALALGHAAI; the protein is encoded by the coding sequence ATGACTGATTCTCCTGACCTGACTACGGACACTCAAGAGAGCGGTTCCCCGGAGAACCGCTCTGCAAAAACTCGCCAGCTTCTCGGCATGAAGGGAGCTGACGTGAAAGGATCTTCGATCTGGAAGATTCGACTGCAGCTAATGAAGCCGATTACCTGGATTCCGCTAATGTGGGGAATTCTTTGCGGTGCGGCTTCATCGGGCAACTACCACTGGGTTCTCGAAGACGTGCTGAAATCAGCGACCTGTATGCTGCTAGCCGGCCCCTTGCTGACAGGCTACACCCAGATCTTGAATGATTACTACGATCGCGAAATTGACGCGATTAACGAACCATATCGCCCGATTCCATCCGGTGCGATTCCATTGGGACAAGTCATCATCCAAATTTGGGTGCTCCTGCTGAGTGGAGTCGGGTTGGCGTATGTGCTCGATCGCTGGGCGGGTCATGGGTTCCCAACCATTACGGTGTTGGCGGTTGTCGGATCATTCTTGTCCTACATCTACTCAGCACCCCCGCTCAAGCTGAAGCAAAACGGCTGGCTCGGCTGCTATGCGCTCGGTGCAAGCTATATTGCGATTCCTTGGTGGACAGGTCATGCGCTGTTTGGTGATTTAAATCCAACGATTATCGCGTTGACGCTGTTCTATAGTTTTGCAGGGTTGGGAATTGCGATCGTCAACGACTTTAAAAGCGTTGAGGGCGATCGGGCTTTGGGACTGAAATCCCTGCCTGTGACGTTTGGGGTTCCGACTGCCGCTTGGATTTGTGTGCTGATGATCGATGTATTTCAGAGCGGAGTTGCGGCGTACTTGATGGCAATTCATCAGAATCTGTACGCGACGTTATTGATTTTTCTGATCATTCCCCAGATCACGTTTCAAGACATGTATTTCCTTCGCAATCCTGTGGAAAACGACGTGAAATATCAAGCCAGCGCCCAACCTTTCCTAGTGTTTGGAATGCTGGTGACGGCATTGGCGCTAGGTCATGCGGCTATTTAA
- a CDS encoding SH3 domain-containing protein: MSVNLKTILKSPLMVGACLTATVTLVGTMYALTHPRSMVKLADSSPSGQATSCKTVVFDDKPPLNVRATPAVQPGNIVASLNNGETVTVVGEQDGWLKISAPTTGWVYQNLTRQKCEGDPPAARLSSRRVVDPALEVLPDESGTRLYREAVSQFQAGNLPGAIKLAQMISADSAAYPHAQTALKIMPQAWDQAKVQYQKAVNAEKQSRWNDVLKIAIKYPDIRYWREKLTPIVKKAIRMQYFAESQADQ, translated from the coding sequence ATGTCGGTTAACCTAAAAACCATTCTCAAATCTCCGCTGATGGTTGGGGCTTGTCTCACCGCCACCGTCACTTTAGTTGGCACTATGTACGCACTGACTCATCCGCGATCGATGGTGAAACTCGCCGATTCGAGTCCATCCGGGCAAGCTACGAGTTGTAAAACGGTGGTTTTCGACGATAAACCGCCGCTGAATGTTCGAGCGACTCCCGCTGTTCAACCCGGAAATATTGTGGCATCGCTTAATAATGGCGAGACTGTGACCGTGGTTGGAGAGCAGGACGGTTGGCTTAAAATAAGCGCTCCTACGACTGGCTGGGTTTATCAGAATTTGACTCGTCAGAAATGTGAGGGCGATCCACCAGCTGCAAGGCTATCTAGCAGGCGTGTAGTTGATCCGGCTTTAGAGGTGCTGCCGGATGAATCAGGAACCCGGCTTTACCGCGAGGCGGTGTCTCAGTTTCAAGCAGGAAATTTGCCGGGTGCGATCAAACTTGCTCAAATGATCTCGGCGGACAGCGCAGCTTATCCTCATGCTCAAACTGCTTTGAAGATAATGCCGCAAGCTTGGGATCAAGCTAAAGTTCAATACCAAAAGGCGGTCAATGCTGAGAAGCAGAGCCGCTGGAATGATGTACTTAAAATTGCGATCAAGTATCCGGATATTCGGTACTGGCGCGAAAAGCTAACGCCGATCGTGAAAAAGGCGATTCGGATGCAGTATTTTGCTGAGAGTCAAGCAGATCAGTAG
- a CDS encoding penicillin-binding protein 1A codes for MTDGTDGKKRTPKARSERKRTRRGARKLTESSRLAGVRDWITGVTARLKPLGEKIPAPLKEAKTWRWIVGGVVVVGGIGALRVAAIEIDSSLPNPAEIKTFARPGTLTIRASDGTVLHQLGPATRQKLAIDKIPQRLVQAFVASEDRRFYDHGGLDFQGIGRAVFRNLTSRDVVEGGSTITQQLSRIVFLDQDDRSIGRKVREALIAQKLERDIDKQKILEKYLNFVYLGSNAYGVADAAWIYFSKSVEQLTLGEMATIAGLPPAPSLYSPLVSLEKAQERRNVVLDKMVVAGYITEAESQAAQAEKLVVKPSTPRNIQSSSPYFTYYVQQQLEKLVPKEALFAGGVTVETTLNAKWQKAAEKALKTAIREDGSAEGFKQGALVSIDPRNGEIRAMVGGYDFYKDSQFNRATQAQRQPGSTFKPFVYATAIGAGFSPNQSYLDERFSIDGYQPKNYGNKYSGWMSMKSALTKSINTIAVKVLMDVGYKPTIDLVRSVGIASKVEPTLALALGAYEVNPLELTSAYGVFAAQGNFVQPHAIRRVLDRNGKVLFDSNFKSKRVLDAETAAITNWMMREVVTEGTGRAAQLGRPVAGKTGTSEEARDLWFIGYIPQLVTGVWLGNDDSSPTGGTSGTAAYTWQEFMKEVVQGMPVQKFAEIPANLEDRKGTIKPQPIRAARTRSLGQEPDPAEEQPRQRYYEEPAPEPTYSEPRRSEPAYSEPAPSQAEPAPEPAAAPEPPAAAPEPPAPEPPAATDPAPPPGN; via the coding sequence ATGACAGACGGAACTGACGGAAAAAAACGCACCCCGAAAGCGCGATCAGAGCGCAAGCGGACACGGCGGGGTGCGCGCAAGCTGACGGAAAGTTCTCGCTTGGCAGGAGTTCGGGATTGGATCACTGGAGTCACAGCTCGGCTCAAACCTTTAGGAGAAAAAATCCCCGCACCGCTGAAAGAAGCGAAAACTTGGAGATGGATCGTTGGCGGCGTGGTGGTGGTCGGTGGAATTGGTGCACTTCGAGTCGCTGCGATCGAGATTGACAGCAGCCTGCCCAATCCTGCTGAAATTAAAACGTTTGCTCGTCCTGGAACGCTGACGATTCGGGCATCAGATGGTACGGTGCTGCATCAGCTAGGCCCTGCAACCCGACAGAAATTGGCGATCGATAAAATTCCCCAACGCCTCGTGCAAGCGTTTGTCGCTTCAGAAGATCGGCGGTTTTACGATCACGGTGGACTTGATTTTCAGGGCATTGGACGAGCGGTTTTTCGGAACCTAACCTCTCGCGATGTCGTTGAAGGCGGCAGTACGATCACGCAGCAGCTTTCTCGAATTGTGTTTCTCGATCAAGACGATCGCAGCATTGGACGAAAAGTGCGGGAAGCCCTGATCGCGCAGAAACTTGAGCGCGACATCGACAAGCAGAAGATTCTAGAGAAATATCTCAATTTTGTTTATCTTGGCTCTAACGCCTACGGAGTTGCAGATGCCGCTTGGATTTATTTCAGTAAGTCCGTCGAGCAGTTAACGCTGGGAGAAATGGCAACGATCGCCGGACTACCCCCCGCTCCGAGCTTGTATTCGCCACTGGTCAGCCTAGAAAAAGCACAAGAGCGGCGCAATGTAGTGCTCGATAAAATGGTCGTCGCGGGCTACATTACCGAAGCAGAATCACAAGCAGCACAGGCTGAAAAACTGGTGGTAAAACCGAGTACGCCGAGAAATATTCAGAGTTCTTCACCGTATTTCACCTACTATGTGCAGCAGCAGCTTGAAAAATTGGTGCCGAAAGAGGCGCTATTTGCAGGCGGGGTCACGGTTGAAACGACGCTGAATGCAAAATGGCAAAAAGCAGCAGAAAAAGCGTTGAAAACCGCTATTCGTGAAGATGGCAGCGCAGAAGGCTTCAAACAAGGCGCGCTCGTGTCGATCGATCCGCGGAACGGTGAGATTCGCGCGATGGTGGGCGGCTACGATTTTTACAAAGATAGCCAGTTCAACCGAGCGACTCAAGCACAGCGACAGCCTGGATCAACCTTTAAGCCGTTTGTTTATGCGACCGCGATCGGCGCTGGGTTTTCTCCGAATCAGTCTTATCTTGATGAACGCTTCTCGATCGATGGCTACCAGCCGAAAAACTATGGCAACAAGTATTCTGGCTGGATGAGTATGAAATCGGCGCTGACGAAATCGATTAATACGATCGCCGTGAAAGTGCTGATGGATGTGGGATATAAGCCCACGATTGATTTAGTTCGCAGCGTAGGTATTGCCTCTAAGGTGGAACCAACGCTAGCGCTAGCGCTGGGTGCTTATGAAGTCAATCCGCTAGAGCTAACTAGCGCTTATGGCGTGTTTGCGGCGCAAGGAAATTTTGTTCAGCCTCACGCCATTCGGCGCGTGCTCGATCGCAACGGCAAAGTTTTGTTCGATTCTAACTTCAAGTCCAAGCGAGTTTTAGATGCAGAAACGGCTGCAATCACCAACTGGATGATGCGCGAGGTCGTGACCGAGGGAACCGGACGCGCCGCGCAACTCGGTCGTCCCGTAGCTGGAAAAACTGGAACCTCTGAGGAAGCGCGAGACTTATGGTTTATTGGCTATATCCCGCAGCTTGTTACAGGCGTTTGGCTGGGCAACGATGATAGCTCGCCGACCGGGGGAACGAGCGGAACGGCAGCCTATACCTGGCAAGAGTTTATGAAAGAAGTCGTGCAGGGAATGCCTGTGCAGAAATTTGCGGAAATTCCAGCGAATCTCGAAGACCGCAAAGGCACGATTAAACCGCAACCGATTCGAGCAGCGCGAACACGATCGCTCGGTCAAGAGCCTGACCCGGCAGAAGAGCAACCCAGACAGCGCTATTACGAAGAACCTGCACCGGAACCGACCTATTCAGAACCCCGTCGCTCTGAGCCAGCGTATTCTGAGCCTGCGCCCAGTCAAGCGGAGCCAGCCCCAGAACCTGCTGCGGCTCCAGAACCCCCTGCTGCGGCTCCAGAACCTCCCGCTCCGGAGCCCCCCGCCGCGACTGATCCCGCTCCTCCCCCTGGGAATTAG
- a CDS encoding DUF4926 domain-containing protein, which translates to MAKPDLFDGIELLVDLPEVGIQAGEQGAIVEDYGDAYEIEFFVPNSNGETLALCRLTLDQFVVVWRSATKSDVSISGQVAAIVE; encoded by the coding sequence TTGGCGAAACCTGACTTATTTGACGGAATTGAACTCCTAGTTGATCTGCCAGAGGTTGGAATCCAGGCTGGAGAACAAGGGGCAATCGTAGAAGACTACGGAGATGCTTACGAAATAGAATTCTTTGTGCCAAACTCCAATGGAGAAACGTTAGCGCTTTGTAGGCTTACATTGGATCAATTTGTAGTGGTTTGGCGATCGGCAACGAAATCTGATGTTTCAATCTCTGGGCAAGTGGCAGCGATCGTCGAATAA
- a CDS encoding DUF2862 domain-containing protein, which translates to MEIGQKVRVRRLRDRVSQEVIKKLGAVGIVRQFKVVDGKGVGMLVQFDDKYSTWFFEDELEQYD; encoded by the coding sequence ATGGAAATCGGTCAAAAAGTTCGCGTTCGTCGGTTGCGCGATCGCGTCTCTCAAGAAGTGATCAAAAAGCTCGGAGCGGTTGGAATTGTCCGGCAATTCAAAGTTGTGGACGGCAAAGGAGTTGGAATGTTGGTTCAGTTTGACGATAAATATTCGACCTGGTTTTTTGAGGACGAATTAGAGCAATACGACTAA
- a CDS encoding TerB family tellurite resistance protein, producing MDDAKTLVKILIGVAWLDGCIQPEERLHIQRIAKDKGVDQDREIQPILYELRSVKPEECYQWVQDYLGEHPTAERCHQLLEAISQLIYADGTIAHEEAKLLTRLQILESEPAPSLHTKIIAAICKLYQHGIAKIEKL from the coding sequence ATGGATGACGCAAAAACGCTCGTTAAAATTCTGATCGGGGTCGCTTGGCTTGATGGATGCATTCAGCCCGAAGAACGACTGCATATCCAGCGCATCGCCAAAGATAAAGGAGTAGACCAGGATCGCGAAATTCAGCCAATTCTCTACGAACTGCGATCGGTCAAACCTGAAGAATGTTATCAATGGGTGCAAGACTATCTCGGTGAGCATCCCACGGCTGAACGGTGCCATCAACTGCTCGAAGCGATTAGTCAATTAATTTATGCAGACGGAACGATCGCCCATGAAGAAGCAAAACTTCTAACTCGACTCCAGATTCTTGAATCCGAACCTGCACCCAGTTTGCACACAAAAATCATTGCTGCGATTTGCAAGCTTTATCAACACGGCATTGCAAAAATTGAAAAGCTCTGA
- a CDS encoding DUF4926 domain-containing protein, with the protein MTIIQEYDVVALIEDTPAIHKTTHQPILLRRGQVGTVLMTFEDQACLIDFADSQGMTYAMETIPVSRLLLLLQEPEVVPAWRNLTYLTELNS; encoded by the coding sequence ATGACAATCATTCAAGAATATGACGTGGTTGCACTCATTGAAGATACTCCAGCAATTCATAAAACAACGCACCAACCGATTCTATTGAGGCGCGGACAGGTTGGAACCGTACTAATGACATTTGAGGATCAAGCCTGTCTAATTGATTTTGCCGATTCTCAAGGAATGACTTACGCTATGGAAACAATCCCAGTGAGTCGATTACTCCTGTTGCTGCAAGAACCGGAGGTTGTTCCTGCTTGGCGAAACCTGACTTATTTGACGGAATTGAACTCCTAG
- a CDS encoding ArsA family ATPase, whose translation MAFILTFLGKGGTGRTTIAIAAAKKLASQGKRVLLVGQDSSPAFGLALGTPIGSDPQEIAPNLSAVQLQTTTLLERSWDEVKKLEAQYLRTPFFTNVFGQELGVFPGLDELLALNALREFNQSNRYDTIVYDGTGDQNTLRMIGTAEVASWYIRRFRQVFVDSDLGRTLSPFIQPVASAILTNANFAGDNFAQPTGQVNDLLEQGKQAVNDPKRMAAYLVTTEDEGAIAAAKYLWGSAQQVGLTVGGVLLNRSTDASALDEAFQPLPVSTIPVQPVNDWQPLIDALPEFNRASEAPRPIAVNVAERKVSLFLPGFDKKQVKLTQYGTEITIEAGDQRRNIDLPPALRGQPVSGAKFQDGYLIISF comes from the coding sequence ATGGCTTTTATATTGACGTTTTTGGGTAAGGGCGGGACTGGACGCACGACGATCGCTATCGCGGCGGCGAAAAAGCTTGCCAGCCAAGGAAAGCGCGTTCTTTTGGTTGGACAGGATTCCAGTCCAGCGTTTGGGTTAGCGTTAGGAACCCCGATCGGATCTGATCCACAAGAAATTGCACCGAATTTGAGCGCAGTTCAGCTTCAGACGACTACACTCCTAGAGCGCAGTTGGGACGAAGTGAAAAAGCTCGAAGCTCAGTACCTGCGGACTCCGTTCTTTACAAATGTGTTTGGTCAGGAATTAGGCGTTTTTCCAGGATTGGATGAACTCTTGGCGTTAAACGCGCTGCGGGAATTCAATCAAAGCAATCGTTACGATACGATCGTCTATGACGGCACAGGTGACCAAAATACCTTGCGAATGATCGGAACGGCTGAGGTAGCAAGCTGGTATATTCGGCGATTCCGGCAGGTCTTCGTCGATTCAGATTTGGGTAGAACGCTATCGCCGTTTATTCAACCTGTTGCCAGTGCTATTCTGACCAATGCAAATTTTGCAGGCGATAACTTTGCTCAACCCACGGGACAAGTGAATGACTTGTTAGAGCAGGGCAAGCAAGCGGTCAACGATCCAAAACGGATGGCGGCGTATTTGGTGACAACTGAGGATGAAGGCGCGATCGCAGCCGCAAAATACCTTTGGGGTAGCGCTCAGCAAGTTGGATTAACGGTCGGCGGCGTTTTACTCAATCGCTCGACCGATGCCTCTGCATTAGACGAAGCGTTTCAGCCGCTTCCAGTTTCCACCATTCCAGTTCAGCCTGTGAATGATTGGCAACCCTTGATCGACGCGCTGCCAGAGTTTAATCGCGCTTCAGAAGCGCCCCGCCCGATCGCAGTGAATGTAGCGGAAAGGAAAGTAAGCTTATTCTTACCAGGGTTTGACAAGAAACAAGTCAAACTCACGCAGTACGGGACAGAGATCACGATCGAAGCCGGCGACCAGCGACGAAATATTGATTTACCACCAGCTTTACGGGGACAGCCTGTGAGCGGTGCAAAATTCCAAGACGGCTACCTCATTATTTCCTTCTAA
- a CDS encoding 16S rRNA (cytosine(967)-C(5))-methyltransferase, producing the protein MSQNPRQLAFLALRAIQKGAFADVAVDQALHQADVNVLDRRLFTELVYGTIRRQRTLNALIDQFAKKKDQPPDLRLILQLGLYQLRYLDQIPASAAVDTSVELAKQNKLSGLTGVVNGLLRQYLRSQMILHADPLQLPENAIARIGTLHSYPDWIAQVWCDQFGIEDTEKLCEWMNRSPQIDLRINTLRTNIDQVEAAMQAQDIHADRIPNVPNALRLPAVGAIYNLPGYTEGWWIVQDSSAQLVSYLVDPQPGEIVADACAAPGGKTLHLAELMRDRGTVWAIDKTASRLKKLQQNLDRLSFQSIQTLIGDSRNVPQLKGVCDRVLVDAPCSGLGTLNRHADARWRQTPESATQLAQLQQEILTEAATWVKPRGVLVYATCTLNPIENEAMIRQFLAHHPQWSIESSDSLAEFTTPEGWIKVLPHRHNMDGFFMVRLRHG; encoded by the coding sequence TTGTCTCAAAATCCCCGCCAACTCGCGTTTCTCGCACTCCGAGCCATCCAGAAAGGAGCCTTTGCGGATGTTGCCGTTGATCAAGCGCTGCATCAAGCCGATGTGAATGTGCTCGATCGCCGTTTGTTCACCGAATTAGTTTACGGAACCATTCGCCGCCAGCGCACTCTCAATGCGCTGATTGATCAGTTTGCCAAAAAGAAAGACCAGCCTCCTGATTTACGTCTGATTCTGCAATTGGGACTGTATCAACTGCGCTATCTTGACCAAATTCCAGCCTCTGCTGCCGTAGATACAAGCGTCGAACTTGCAAAGCAGAATAAGCTAAGCGGATTAACTGGGGTTGTGAATGGATTATTGCGGCAGTATCTCCGATCGCAAATGATTCTGCACGCTGATCCACTGCAATTACCCGAAAATGCAATCGCTCGAATCGGAACGCTACACAGCTATCCTGATTGGATTGCGCAAGTGTGGTGTGATCAGTTCGGAATTGAAGACACCGAAAAGCTTTGCGAATGGATGAATCGATCGCCCCAGATTGATTTGCGAATTAACACACTCAGAACGAATATCGATCAAGTTGAAGCCGCAATGCAGGCGCAGGATATCCACGCCGATCGCATTCCGAACGTACCGAATGCACTGCGGTTGCCTGCGGTGGGTGCAATCTATAACCTACCGGGATACACCGAGGGCTGGTGGATTGTGCAAGATAGTAGCGCTCAGTTGGTGAGCTATCTCGTCGATCCTCAACCTGGAGAGATTGTTGCTGATGCTTGCGCGGCTCCCGGTGGTAAAACATTGCACCTTGCAGAACTCATGCGCGATCGCGGCACGGTTTGGGCGATCGATAAAACCGCATCTCGCCTGAAGAAGCTACAGCAGAACCTCGATCGCTTATCCTTCCAGTCGATTCAAACCCTCATCGGTGATAGTCGCAATGTGCCGCAGTTGAAAGGGGTGTGCGATCGGGTTCTAGTCGATGCGCCTTGTTCTGGATTGGGAACGCTCAATCGTCATGCCGATGCTCGTTGGCGACAAACTCCCGAGAGTGCCACACAACTGGCACAACTTCAGCAAGAAATTCTCACCGAAGCGGCAACCTGGGTCAAACCGCGAGGAGTCTTAGTTTATGCAACTTGCACATTAAACCCGATCGAAAACGAAGCCATGATTAGACAGTTCCTAGCGCACCATCCTCAATGGTCAATCGAAAGCTCTGATTCACTTGCAGAATTTACGACACCGGAAGGCTGGATTAAAGTTCTACCGCACCGCCATAATATGGACGGATTCTTTATGGTCAGACTAAGACATGGATGA